Proteins found in one Lutimonas zeaxanthinifaciens genomic segment:
- a CDS encoding uracil-DNA glycosylase — translation MGKQKVAAETTNLYRGESKSAQLRRSNLAMYLHKMERLKPTVLLLGEAPGYKGCGITGVPFTSERILAEYSIFQDQGFKIRSNILKPESEISATIVWDELERLDSIPLIWNIFPFHPHTSENKRANRTPNKAELETGKKFLLELLELFCIEKIITLGRKPESMVKELGLKHTYVRHPANGGKNKFVIGLREEMSKT, via the coding sequence TTGGGAAAGCAGAAGGTTGCTGCTGAAACGACCAATTTATACCGAGGTGAGTCAAAATCGGCACAACTCAGAAGGTCAAATTTAGCGATGTATCTCCATAAAATGGAAAGGTTGAAGCCAACTGTCCTTCTGCTTGGAGAGGCCCCGGGATATAAAGGATGCGGGATCACAGGAGTTCCTTTTACCAGCGAACGTATTTTGGCCGAATATTCTATTTTTCAAGATCAGGGGTTTAAAATTAGAAGCAATATCTTAAAACCTGAAAGTGAAATTTCGGCCACCATTGTCTGGGATGAACTTGAGCGTCTTGACAGCATCCCTTTGATCTGGAATATTTTCCCGTTCCATCCGCATACCTCTGAAAATAAACGTGCCAATCGTACCCCGAATAAGGCGGAACTTGAGACAGGTAAAAAGTTTCTTCTTGAGTTGCTCGAGCTGTTTTGCATAGAAAAAATAATCACTTTAGGCAGGAAACCTGAATCCATGGTCAAAGAATTAGGGCTAAAACACACTTACGTCAGGCATCCTGCCAATGGAGGAAAAAATAAGTTTGTCATTGGCCTGCGCGAAGAAATGAGTAAGACTTGA
- a CDS encoding TPR end-of-group domain-containing protein, which yields MLRRLPLTVLFFLIVNLTGAQEKPNVAKINAYADSYYREKNYDKAAQNYLEVIEHAEFRGRKKNAAYNAACCLALLHKKDSAFIMLNDALKYGYNNKKHLSRDSDLTVLHGSEKWKEFLDKMPEAKSLNSEPEKAVIHTSDIHHFWEAYDLANQDTANARDIYQTYYFDKGTDGMHDYMGLKVSSVDHFVKHIQFYPKLYSTLRENTLKVDAYKVQIMESFKHLKAIYPQAKFPDVYFLIGAFTSGGTISSSGLLIGTNQMSDGEGVNKEELDFGMKLLMNESAYIPNIVAHELIHFQQDGMKRESITLRDVIKEGMADFIGELISGGTANEKIFEWARGKEKQIWAKFQKDMYLNRYSNWIANYNTASKDSYPDLGYWIGYEICKSYYENANDKKQAIYDMLHIQDYKKFLADSRWESKLEQMY from the coding sequence ATGCTAAGACGACTTCCATTAACAGTACTATTTTTTCTTATTGTAAATCTTACAGGGGCTCAGGAAAAGCCAAATGTTGCTAAGATCAATGCATATGCCGATAGTTATTACCGTGAGAAGAACTATGATAAAGCAGCTCAGAATTATCTTGAGGTAATCGAACATGCAGAATTTAGAGGAAGAAAAAAGAACGCCGCTTATAACGCAGCCTGTTGTCTTGCGCTACTTCATAAAAAAGACAGTGCATTTATCATGCTAAATGATGCCCTAAAATACGGGTATAATAATAAGAAACACCTGAGCAGGGATTCCGATCTGACTGTTCTTCACGGTAGTGAAAAATGGAAAGAATTTCTCGACAAAATGCCGGAAGCAAAATCATTGAACAGTGAGCCTGAAAAAGCGGTGATCCATACCTCAGATATCCATCATTTTTGGGAAGCTTATGATCTTGCCAATCAAGACACAGCAAACGCACGGGACATTTATCAGACATATTATTTTGACAAAGGAACTGATGGAATGCATGATTATATGGGCTTAAAAGTCAGCTCTGTAGATCATTTTGTAAAACATATTCAATTTTATCCCAAGCTCTATAGCACCCTTAGGGAAAATACACTCAAAGTTGATGCCTATAAGGTCCAGATTATGGAGAGTTTTAAGCATTTGAAAGCCATTTATCCTCAGGCCAAGTTTCCCGATGTTTATTTTCTTATTGGGGCCTTTACCAGTGGTGGAACAATTTCTTCTTCAGGCTTGCTGATAGGAACAAATCAAATGAGCGATGGTGAAGGGGTAAACAAAGAGGAGTTGGATTTTGGTATGAAATTATTAATGAACGAGTCAGCTTATATTCCCAATATTGTGGCCCATGAATTGATTCATTTTCAACAAGACGGAATGAAAAGGGAATCGATTACTTTAAGAGATGTCATAAAAGAAGGGATGGCTGACTTTATCGGTGAATTGATCAGTGGGGGAACGGCCAATGAAAAAATATTTGAATGGGCCAGAGGAAAGGAAAAACAAATCTGGGCCAAATTTCAAAAGGACATGTATTTAAACCGTTACAGCAATTGGATCGCCAACTATAATACCGCCTCAAAAGACAGCTATCCCGACTTGGGTTACTGGATCGGATACGAAATCTGTAAATCGTATTACGAAAACGCAAACGATAAAAAACAGGCTATTTACGACATGCTCCATATTCAGGATTATAAAAAATTCCTTGCAGACAGCCGTTGGGAGTCAAAGTTGGAACAGATGTATTAA
- a CDS encoding universal stress protein has translation MEKILFATDFSSNADKAFKFALNLAEKRKANLVMVHVFDIKTVWTYPYTNDPFEMKTQAMSSWERSLQEFFDHYDTEVKARYMAVEDPSVVKGILRAIEKHKPQLVVVGTKGKSVIKEVLLGGTTKALVKKSPVPVLAVPQYAELRDYNKVLYASDFREVDLEAMKQMIDLLKPNQPEIRVLHISTDNDYKSVEKMEWFKEMIREKIGYENITFELMLSGDIFDTLNKYMSEDDYDMLVMLEKERSGIIDKLFHQGLVSKMEFRTWIPLLSFNEHFLSVSGKQDVKEHDIIEH, from the coding sequence ATGGAAAAAATATTATTTGCAACCGATTTTTCGAGCAATGCGGACAAGGCGTTTAAATTTGCTCTGAACCTGGCAGAAAAGCGTAAAGCCAATCTGGTCATGGTACATGTTTTTGATATAAAAACGGTATGGACCTATCCATACACAAATGATCCGTTTGAAATGAAAACCCAGGCGATGAGTAGCTGGGAAAGAAGTCTTCAGGAATTTTTTGATCATTATGATACTGAAGTAAAAGCCAGATATATGGCCGTTGAAGATCCCTCTGTGGTTAAGGGAATTCTTAGGGCAATAGAAAAACATAAACCTCAATTGGTCGTAGTAGGAACAAAAGGTAAAAGTGTTATCAAAGAAGTATTGCTTGGTGGTACCACAAAGGCCCTGGTGAAAAAATCTCCGGTTCCTGTTTTAGCGGTCCCTCAATACGCGGAACTAAGAGATTATAACAAGGTGTTATATGCATCTGATTTCAGAGAGGTGGATCTTGAGGCTATGAAACAAATGATCGATCTCCTAAAACCGAATCAACCCGAAATTCGTGTACTGCACATAAGTACGGACAATGATTATAAGAGCGTCGAAAAAATGGAATGGTTTAAAGAGATGATACGAGAAAAAATTGGTTATGAGAATATAACCTTTGAGCTTATGTTGTCTGGTGACATTTTTGATACGCTCAACAAATATATGAGCGAAGATGATTATGATATGCTTGTCATGCTTGAAAAGGAACGCAGCGGAATTATTGACAAATTGTTCCATCAAGGGCTCGTAAGTAAAATGGAGTTCCGTACCTGGATACCTCTGTTGAGCTTCAATGAGCATTTCCTAAGTGTTTCCGGCAAGCAGGATGTTAAAGAACATGACATCATTGAGCACTGA
- a CDS encoding c-type cytochrome, with amino-acid sequence MKFSSNLPKIALIILFIPFLLSSCKKEPAPAAEEVVEVKEPTQEELIAQGEYLVGIMGCHDCHSPKRMGEKGPEIIPELMLSGYPSDRPQAPLKHELIKEGFAMFYPDLTASVGPWGGSFAANLTPHESGIGNWTEEQFKRALTQGKAKGMENGRMLLPPMPWMNYANMKDEDVRAVYTYLKSINPVENVVPAPVAPDGM; translated from the coding sequence ATGAAATTTTCATCTAACCTTCCCAAAATTGCCTTGATCATCTTATTTATTCCTTTCTTGTTGTCATCCTGTAAAAAAGAACCGGCCCCTGCCGCAGAAGAAGTGGTTGAAGTAAAAGAGCCTACTCAGGAAGAATTGATCGCCCAGGGAGAATATCTCGTGGGAATCATGGGATGCCATGATTGTCATTCTCCAAAAAGGATGGGAGAGAAGGGGCCCGAGATCATACCTGAATTAATGTTGTCAGGTTATCCTTCTGACAGGCCTCAAGCACCCTTAAAGCATGAACTGATCAAAGAAGGATTTGCTATGTTTTACCCTGACCTTACTGCTTCAGTAGGGCCTTGGGGAGGATCCTTTGCAGCCAATCTTACCCCGCACGAATCCGGAATCGGGAACTGGACCGAAGAACAGTTTAAAAGAGCCCTTACCCAGGGGAAAGCCAAAGGAATGGAAAACGGACGTATGCTCTTGCCGCCCATGCCTTGGATGAATTATGCGAATATGAAAGACGAAGATGTTAGAGCGGTGTATACCTATTTAAAAAGTATCAATCCAGTTGAAAATGTTGTACCCGCACCGGTAGCTCCGGACGGAATGTAG
- a CDS encoding antibiotic biosynthesis monooxygenase, with product MNNQEVMVVYKWTAKEGNSEQLKAIYKEVESQMKSNEPGALKVQCYFDETSSTLVVMDLFSDAGAVGFHLGTTAAGHFNDLLKIAVPGEFLFCGEVPEEMKQAAVGMGLNATFAPAVFGFER from the coding sequence ATGAATAATCAAGAAGTAATGGTGGTCTATAAATGGACCGCTAAAGAAGGAAACTCAGAGCAATTAAAGGCAATCTATAAAGAGGTGGAAAGCCAGATGAAATCGAATGAACCTGGGGCCTTAAAGGTGCAATGCTATTTTGATGAGACCTCTTCTACCCTGGTGGTAATGGATCTGTTTTCCGACGCAGGTGCAGTAGGGTTTCACCTCGGGACTACAGCTGCGGGCCACTTCAATGACTTACTCAAAATTGCTGTTCCAGGAGAATTTTTGTTCTGCGGAGAGGTACCGGAAGAAATGAAACAGGCAGCGGTGGGCATGGGCCTCAATGCCACCTTCGCTCCTGCCGTATTTGGTTTCGAAAGATAA
- a CDS encoding GlxA family transcriptional regulator, whose protein sequence is MKHISVIVPSGSSIVDTIIAPFNLLRMANHHFRKINGLSEEPFKIDLVGQTKEPVLYQGLFSIQPTATLKEIRKTDLIIISPISGDHEKALANNRDFVAWIKTQRIKNEADLASLCQGAFLLAETGLINGKSCATHWTVHNAFQRRYPKVKLVPDKIICEDNGIYSSGGAYSILNFTLYLIERYFGRETAIWLSKISEIEFDRLSQQEFIIFSGQKDHMDQPIKEAQQFIEKNYKDSLRINDIAQMVHLNGRSFLRRFKKATANTPLEYIQRVKVEAAKKQLESSARTILEVMYDIGYNDEKAFRSTFRKYSGLSPKEYQRKYNREMAGI, encoded by the coding sequence ATGAAACATATCAGCGTCATTGTTCCTTCAGGGAGCAGCATTGTAGATACCATAATTGCCCCGTTCAACCTGCTTCGAATGGCGAATCATCATTTTAGGAAAATCAACGGGCTTTCCGAGGAACCATTTAAAATAGATCTGGTAGGGCAAACCAAAGAGCCTGTTTTGTATCAGGGCCTTTTCAGCATTCAGCCCACAGCAACCCTGAAAGAGATCAGGAAGACCGATTTGATCATTATTTCTCCAATCAGCGGTGATCACGAAAAAGCCTTAGCAAACAACAGGGATTTTGTAGCATGGATCAAGACGCAACGGATCAAAAATGAAGCGGACCTTGCCAGTTTGTGCCAGGGGGCTTTTTTACTGGCCGAGACCGGACTTATAAACGGAAAATCCTGCGCCACACACTGGACGGTCCACAATGCATTTCAACGCCGATATCCAAAGGTAAAACTGGTTCCTGACAAGATTATCTGTGAGGACAACGGGATCTATTCAAGCGGAGGAGCCTATTCCATTTTAAATTTTACGCTCTATCTGATAGAACGCTATTTTGGCAGAGAAACAGCCATCTGGCTCTCAAAAATCTCTGAGATCGAATTTGACAGGCTCAGTCAGCAGGAATTTATCATTTTCAGTGGCCAGAAGGACCATATGGATCAACCCATTAAAGAAGCACAACAATTTATTGAAAAGAACTACAAGGATTCTTTACGCATCAATGATATCGCTCAGATGGTTCATTTGAACGGACGAAGTTTTTTAAGAAGATTTAAAAAAGCCACGGCCAATACACCACTCGAGTACATTCAGCGTGTTAAGGTGGAAGCTGCAAAAAAGCAATTGGAATCCAGTGCCAGAACCATTCTTGAAGTTATGTACGACATTGGTTACAATGACGAAAAGGCTTTTCGGTCCACATTCCGAAAGTACTCTGGCTTATCCCCAAAAGAATACCAAAGAAAGTATAACCGGGAAATGGCAGGTATTTAG